One window of the Passer domesticus isolate bPasDom1 chromosome 14, bPasDom1.hap1, whole genome shotgun sequence genome contains the following:
- the ARRDC4 gene encoding arrestin domain-containing protein 4 encodes MAAAGPGPGAGGAVKTLALVLEDEARRGGGGGYCSGDTVSGQVLLELAGPLPLRGLRLEAAGRARVAWSESPGAVPGAGTWGVAVRTPGPGPRREAEVRYLDIRQSLLRDPPEGEENLILLDGRHEFPFSFQLPQEPLVTSFTGKYGSIQYYVKAVLERPAVPDQSVQTELQIISHIDVSSPALLTPVLRSQEKMVGCWFFTSGPVSLSAKIERKGYCNGEAIPIYAEIENCSSRLIVPKAAIFQTQTYLASGKTKTFRQMVANVRGNHIASGSTDTWNGKTLKIPPVSPSILDCCIIRVEYSLAVYIHIPGAKKLMIEMPVVIGTIPCIGFSSRNSSITSQFSMDMSWLALTMPEHPEAPPNYADVVSEEEFSRHVPAYPPPIDCEEQLCCPVFAYIQEFRFQPPPLYSEIDPHPTDVEEVQPVSFML; translated from the exons AtggcggcggccgggccgggccccgggGCCGGCGGCGCGGTGAAGACGCTGGCCCTGGTGCTGGAGGACGAGGCCCGGcgcggcggaggcggcggctACTGCAGCGGGGACACGGTGTccgggcaggtgctgctggagctggcggGGCCGCTGCCGCTCCGCGGGCTGCGCCTGGAGGCCGCGGGCCGGGCGCGCGTCGCTTGGAGCGAGAGCCCCGGCGCGGTGCCCGGGGCGGGCACGTGGGGGGTGGCGGTGCGgacgccggggccggggccgcggcgggaGGCGGAGGTGCGGTACCTGGACATCCGGCAGAGCCTGCTGCGGGACCCGCCCGAAG GTGAGGAAAACTTAATTCTTCTAGATGGAAGACACGAATTTCCGTTCAGCTTTCAGCTCCCTCAAGA ACCTCTGGTGACCTCTTTTACTGGGAAGTATGGCAGTATCCAGTACTACGTGAAAGCAGTGCTGGAGAGGCCTGCTGTGCCTGACCAGAGTgtgcagacagagctgcagaTCATCAGCCATATCGATGTCAGCTCACCAGCTCTCTTG ACACCTGTTCTAAGAAGTCAGGAGAAGATGGTTGGCTGTTGGTTTTTCACCTCTGGGCCAGTGTCTCTCAGTGCCAAAATTGAGAGGAAGGGATACTGTAATG GGGAAGCCATCCCAATCTATGCAGAAATTGAGAACTGCTCTTCTCGTTTGATTGTTCCAAAAGCTGCCATTTTCCAAACACAAACTTACCTGGCCAGTGGGAAGACAAAAACCTTCCGTCAGATGGTTGCCAATGTCCGAGGAAACCACATTGCCTCTGGGAGTACAGATACCTGGAATGGGAAAACTCTGAAAATCCCACCTGTATCCCCATCTATACTTGACTGCTGCATTATTAGAGTAGAATATTCTTTAGCT GTGTATATCCATATTCCTGGTGCTAAGAAATTGATGATTGAAATGCCTGTGGTGATTGGCACTATTCCATGTATTGgattttcaagcagaaactcCAGCATTACCAGCCAGTTTAGTATGGATATGAGTTGGCTGGCATTGACCATGCCTGAACACCCTGAAG CACCACCAAATTATGCTGATGTAGTGTCTGAGGAAGAGTTTTCCAGACATGTTCCTGCTTATCCACCTCCCATTGACTGTGAGGAACAGTTGTGTTGTCCTGTCTTTGCTTACATACAAGAGTTCCGGTTTCAGCCTCCACCTCTTTATTCAGag ATTGATCCACATCCAACTGATGTAGAAGAAGTTCAGCCCGTTTCATTCATGCTCTGA